In Ostrea edulis chromosome 6, xbOstEdul1.1, whole genome shotgun sequence, a single window of DNA contains:
- the LOC125646228 gene encoding uncharacterized protein LOC125646228 — protein MKTKGVAINFFIKKINLKPLKNIKFSFDPYHGGVRSIREMMCIVNSPKLIDTNPNITTKIDIKSDRSPPEMQLKFADGHSVIFKTEHLSTMTISEKFAKLCQDRVESVSVGESAIFASSKPGKIGKKK, from the exons ATGAAAACCAAGGGCGTCGCAATCAACTTTTTCATCAAGAAGATTAATTTAAAACCtcttaaaaacataaaatttaGTTTCGACCCTTATCATGGAGGAGTTCGTTCAATAAG AGAGATGATGTGTATTGTAAATTCACCAAAGTTGATAGACACGAATCCGAATATAACAACTAAAATTGACATTAAAAGTGATAGAAGTCCTCCGGAAATGCAGCTGAAATTTG CTGATGGCCATTCCgtaatatttaaaactgaacATTTAAGTACAATGACAATTTCTGAAAAATTTGCAAAACTGTGTCAAGATCGAGTGGAATCAGTTTCAGTCGGGGAATCAGCCATTTTTGCATCATCCAAACCAGGAAAGATTGGAAAGAAAAAGTAA